CGCACTGGAACACTCAGACCATGAAGCGTCTCTCACCCAgactcctctctctctcctctcgcCTCTCCCTCGCCAGTCTCATCCTGTCGTCTGTTTTGAGGAAACCCTCCAGACCTGCAGGAGGAGGAGAAGAGGGCATCAGAACATTCACAACCAGGCAGGAACCTCCATATAGGAGCAGAGGAACCTCACAGAGGAACCTCCATACAGGTACCCGGTGGAGTTCCAGAATGACACTAACACAAATGTTGACTCTTCCACTGTGCAGATTTGTGCCCCTTCAGTGTAAAGAGCATTTAGAAGGTCAGGTGTTGGTGTTAGAGGAGAAGGCCCGGCTCACAGTGAGCGTTCCAATTCACCCCATGAGCTGTTGGGTGGGGTTGAGTTCCTCCACCTCAGTGCCCATCATGAACTTATTTCTTCTCACACCTCAGTATATTGGGCGGGACCTGTGAGGGCCACGCCCGTTCCTGTGCTGTGAGCTGAAATACCTTCCACATCCTCCAGAATCACCACAGACTATACCTACACTGATTATCTGGCTGGTTGCTGCTATTGGCCGGAAGACGAACAGGTGAAGCGTGCCCATTGGTCAGAAGCCTTCTCTCAGGAGCGGAGGGCGGAGTCAGAGATTCAGCTATAGAAACAGATAGATCGTTTATGTTAGAAATCTTAATAAACTGATGATAAATGTGACCATGACCACTATATAAACTTTAAATAGGCAtaatcaaactagccctatttatatggacacagagaagtcattaGCTGTAGTTATTTATCATGAGGAGGTGATGAAACCACACAGAACTTCTACATCATCACATTAATCACCATCAGACCGTCTGATTAGTTTTGACTCGGcagatttttatataaattaaatataaattaaatcttTCAGTCACAGAAGAAGAAGAGTTTCAGAAGTGATTAAGATCTGaagtgtgtttattagttcTGTTCACTATATCATAGTGCACTGCGTTTCTCTAAATGCGGTTTGGGACGCGACCCATTTACTGTAAGTCCCGTTATCTATCCAGCACTGCTCCAGGTTGCCACGACCATCCGTTTCACGCATCCCGTTTACCTGAACTGTGTCTCACCTGGTGATGCTGCTGCACCTGTGACCCCGGGCTCTGCAGCCCCCGCGCTCTTAACCACCTTCCTGTTTACTGGAGAGTCACCCTCCCGGTTCATGGTTGCCAGATTGCAGGGATTCTCTGTCCTGCTCAGCTTTAAAACCCCTCCCTGCTATTAATTAAACTAGTAACTAATAAAATGACGTTAATTTAGAATAAATCACCATAAAAACGCGCCAGGAAACAAAATTATCAACAAATCCACGAATTTAAATATCTAAGAAGTGAAGGCCATTGTTATAGTCAAAATCAcagcgcaatctggcaacccggaCTGATGAACAACGCAGTGTTTTGAAGGTGAACAGAAGCGGATGACAGACCCCCAGCAGCGCGCCCTGATCAATAATCATCCCAAAACTGATCAATACAAATAATCTGCTTCAGATCCGACCAGGTAAATCAGAATAAATCCTGAAACCCGCGGCTCCGGATCGCCCGCACTGATACCAGATACTGCTGATGCTGCTGCCGGGAGCGCGCATTGTCAGGACTGCGGGGCGCGCACGCTTCGTGACgtcatgtatatatacacacatatatatatatatatatatatcaggatttatttatatatatatatatatatatatacaccccaCCGTGCCTACAATAACGTCCCGGGTATAACAGCCTCCGCTCCGAgtatgagtgtgtctgtaggaatttgtaccCCTTCAGCCAAGAGCACTGATGTTAAGATAAGAAGGCCTGTCTCACACGtcccgattcatcccaaaagtgttgagtGGGGtggagatcagggctctgtgcaaccTGAAAtatcttgtgtgtgtgagtgggttcTGGTGGGGTCGAGAATGTGATGAGCCTCAAAAACAGTGTTAGTGGacaataaatgttaaaatttaACACCCCACTGCAAACATCAACATGAGAGGTCAGAACATTGTGAGTGTAGTGATTatgtttgcttaattattattttatttatagttttttttccccTAGAAGCCCaaacctttttatttactgttcaGTTTCTTCTCAGTCAGAAGATCTCAAGCTTAAAACATTTAAgttttaaatagaattaaaatacACAAGATAATTTTATCCCTGATCATGTTCAGGCGTCGACTCAGACTGGCTGCTGTTTCCTCCTCGTGATGCTCCCATCATTAAGCGACTACGGTGGGACACAAGACgattttataatgtaaataaaaacagaattaatacaaaaaatatttcaCTTAACCCATAAAAAGTTTTGTAAAATGGGTTTCAGTGTTTGAAAGGTTccacagtgagcaggtgagtcgATACCAGGTGAAGGAATCATGATCGGCTATAAAAGGATCCACCTGGATCAagatcagtctgtacaagcaatgatggggcgtggctcaccactgtgttccaaacttcatcaGAGAATCAATCAGCTTAAAAGGAACATACTACAAATTATTTATATCgttcaccatctaccgtacataacaTTGTAAAAGGATTCAGGAAATCTGGAGAGTGTCTGTGTAGAGCAAAACTGCATAAGAAAAGTCAtgatactgtgataaatataaatacagccaCGTGGGCTCAGGAgtgcttcagaaaaccattgttacttaacacaggcCACCGTTGCATGAAGAAATGCTGAAAACCTgtaactctattacacacacagagagagtcgAACATCAAGTCGAGTGCCGCGCTGCTGCTGTCTTCTCTAAAGCAACGAAGCAAATTACAGTTATAAATGTTCCTGTAACACACGACTGGAAACACGTCATAAATACGAGTTATTAACCCGGAACTAATCACAGGAACTAAACACAGGAACTAAACACAGGAACTAATCACAGGAACTAAACACAGGAACTAATCACAGGAACTAAACACAGGAGCCGTGTGTTGTGTAATAAGAATATTTTAATGCTGACGCGTCTCACATGTTTCAGgaacagaaaaacaaaacaaacgtcCGACACTCGATATTATTTCATGAATAAATTCAGTAGAAAAACGTCGAGAGCTTTTAGAGTTCTGATCAAACTCCCGTCTGGAACCGACGCAGGTTCGGACGTGACGTGTGCAGCAGAACCGGCGGAGACCGAACCGTGGCGAGTGAAATCCAGCTCACTCAGAAACTACCGTCGGGTCCCTGGGGGCCTCAGATGGACAGTTTACAGTGGCAGAGCTCCTTGTACATGAGGCGGCGCAGTCTGGGCATGTCCTGCTGAGAGAACGAGAACTTCCTCTCCAGCGCCAGgcacttacagtactgagagagagagagagagtgtaagaGAGGTCCGTatagcgcatggagagtcacacaccgatctcTGTGCAGCGATgatgccctctgctggctgatcgatggcgctgcacagagaccctcagAAGCGTCACTCACCTGTAGTACGAACGCCCCGCAGTCACTGTCGTTATTCTGCCTTGCCacgttctacacacacacacacacacacacacacacacacacacacacacatattagttCCACACCACAGCAGAACCATTAAAAGAACCATGAAATATTAAAAGGTACCATTTTGAAGAACCCCCTCCAGCCGCTGTAGAACTCCGCCCGTCCTCGCTTCATCGCCTCGGCTATCAGGTACCTCGCTACGtgctaaaaacaacaacaaacctCAATCGACCAATCAGATGCAGGGAGAGGACTCtcctggggtgtgtgtgtgtgtgtgttggggcgGGGTGTGGTACCTTGGGACAGCGGCGGTTGAGGGTTCTCTGGGAGTCGAAGTAGGTGATGGAGCGCTGAGGAACgttcacacacaccagagacCAGTGAACCTCCAGGTGGATCGGGATCAGCAGGTAATGCTTCTCAAATAtatccacctacacacacacacacacacgttatacacacacacacattatatacacacatatacacacacacgttatatatacacatatacacacacacacattatatacacacacacacacgttatatacacacatatacacatatacacacacacgttatatacacacatatacacatatacacacacacacgttatatacacacacacacacacacacgttatatacacacacattatatacacacacacatacacacacacacacgttatacacacacacacacgttatatacacacatatacacacacacgttatatacacacacacacacactacacacacattatatacacacacacacacacgttatacacacacacacgttatatacacacacattatatacacacacacatacacacacacatacacacacacgttatacacacacacacacgttatatacacacatatacacatatacacacacacgttatatacacacacacacacgttatatacacacacattatatacacacacacatacacacacacatacacacacacatatacacacacacgttatacacacacacacacgttatatacacacatatacacattacacacacacacattatatacacacacacattatatacacacacacattatatacacacacacaccttatatacacatatacgttatatacacacattatacacacacacacatacacgttatatacacacattatacacacacacacattatatacacacacgttatatacacacattatatacacacacgttatatacacacaaattatacacacacattatacacacacaccacacacacattatacacacacacacacacacacacacatcacacacacattatatacacacacaaacattgtacaccgatgagccaaaaacattaggacccccccccccccccttctgtcttagtcagagtgcccatgcatCTCCTGTCCATGGTCCAAAGCACCTACAGTCGGCCtgcaggcatcagaactggacatccgATAGCACAGGTCACATTCGGGTCTGTCTGGGTGGATCAGAGCTGAGACAGAATGTTAGggagtggtcctaatgttttggatcATGGGTGTAACTACAGACACACTTATACTAAAGACAAGAGAGCAGAATCAGAAACACAGTCAGTGTTGGACTAACGTTTTTGGTCCAGCGTTTCACTCCTTCGTATCCTTTAGTTCTCAACTTGTCATAAAAGAAGCTgttaaaaaagtgaacctgAGCGAGAGAGAAACACACAATCAGATCAACAATTCTATATTAGAAATGAATTTATTAAAGCTGTAGCTCATCACTCACACTGCACCTGATACCTCCTACTGACTAACTCTAATCATAAACGTTTTATTCTGTGTGAATCTTTTTATATCTATATTCAGGATCAGACACACGACTTCAAAGcctcagggttgccagatctgTCAAAAAGGTCTGATGAATGAATCCACTGAAGCTTGAAGTTCAAAAATGATTCCATTTTATAGGATTATTAGAGACCTGGCAACCTTTCAGCAGCATACCATCCAGCAGCATAAGTGCAGGTGATTAAGACCTGATCTGGTTCTGTGAGAAGAAGATTGTACACGACTGATCAGGGCAGGGATTATAGAGGTCAGTAGCTGATCTTCTGTGTGCGGGTTCGAACACGTGAGCTGCAGTTTCATGATCCCTGAACGATGGGTTAAAGTTCTTGTGCAAGATTATTGAGCAGAATCTGGTCTGATTGACCTGAACGTGGGAAGAAAGAGCCGAGTGGACGTGATGTGGAGAGTTTCAGCATCATGAAGGTACCAGCGCTCACCGTTTCAGGAGCTGCATCCATCACCAAATCTCCATACATGTTCATCACCTAGCAAACACAAGACAGCACAGGGCTCAGCTCAGACCTTCACCAGACCTTCCCCCACGTGTGTAAGGAACTCTGCTTTAATGATTGCTCACCTGGTCGTTCAGCCAGTTGCGCCCGTACAGCGTGGTCAGGTCGTCCATGGTGAGAACATGACGTTTGTAGTTGATGCTGAAGTCTCTCCTCAGGATGGAGCCACACATGCGCTGGTACGACTGCATGACCTGCTGCACCATCAGCTTCCTgacgacagagagagagagagagagagagacacagagagagagagagagagagagagagagagagagagagacacacagagagacagagagagagagagagacagagagagagagagagagacacagagagagagagagagagagagagagagagacacacagagagagagagagagagagagagagagagagagagagagagagagagagagagagagagagagagcgagagagagacacacacagagagacacagagagacacagagagacacagagagagagagagagagagagagagagagagagagagagagagagagagagagacacacagagagacacagagagacacagagagagagagagagagagagagagagagagagagagacacacacagagagacacagagagacacagagagagagagagagagagagagagagagagagagagagagagagagagagacacacacagagagacacagagagacacagagagagagagagagagagagagagagagagagagagacagagagagacacacagagagacagagacagagagagagagagagagagagagagagagagagagagagagagagagagagagagagagagagagagagacacagagagacagagacagagagagagagagagagagagagagagagagagagagagagagagagagagagagacacaggtGAGGGTGAGATCACTAACACGTCCAGGTACGTATAAACCCAACCTGATATCGACACTGATCTAATCAGCAATAGCTATTTTAGCATTATATAAATGTTATAGGAGCGTTATCTGAGCGTTATTTTAGAGTTATTTGAGAGCTATACGAGCAGTAAATGAGCAGTATATAAGCACAATATTAGGATTCTATAACTGTTAGATGAGAGCTATATAGGTGTTATTATAAACGTTATGTGAGCATTATTACGACCGTAATAGGAGTGTTATATGAGCATTATGTGAGCGTTATATAAGCATTGTATGGACGTTATTATGAGGTGTAGGCTTCACCTCTGTGGATGGGTGAAGTCCTGATTAAACACCGTGTGAAGTTTCTCCAGCACCTCGTCCACATGGACCGGGATCAGGCTGCCGTACTGCTGCAGGACC
The DNA window shown above is from Trichomycterus rosablanca isolate fTriRos1 chromosome 26, fTriRos1.hap1, whole genome shotgun sequence and carries:
- the senp3a gene encoding sentrin-specific protease 3a, translated to MRDGGPAHWDDEVTVKEGGVDAVGCFLKPAELNVGGGDEEVRMWGCENPALQEEEEEERNHVDVMDGEDDEDVDERFRWNDEDEMDSSAPPAQVCYNGFGGRSRPRRGVRPRRCVNIRFLLALRWRTWRQSFRWTGPAGYRWAYRWRRIQGWKRRRLLSTLTNGEREVTGVTASLGINRLPAFRDFRYRTNVKDSGGRNSTSCIPAAPGDRGPVQRQLSSEQISCVHGMLDEVLQQYGSLIPVHVDEVLEKLHTVFNQDFTHPQRKLMVQQVMQSYQRMCGSILRRDFSINYKRHVLTMDDLTTLYGRNWLNDQVMNMYGDLVMDAAPETVHFFNSFFYDKLRTKGYEGVKRWTKNVDIFEKHYLLIPIHLEVHWSLVCVNVPQRSITYFDSQRTLNRRCPKHVARYLIAEAMKRGRAEFYSGWRGFFKMNVARQNNDSDCGAFVLQYCKCLALERKFSFSQQDMPRLRRLMYKELCHCKLSI